One Alnus glutinosa chromosome 3, dhAlnGlut1.1, whole genome shotgun sequence genomic region harbors:
- the LOC133864073 gene encoding peroxidase 4-like yields the protein MASNLVVLVFLVLIIALSAFLKADGKLSPKHYSCECPKASSIVEAEVRAAIQREKRIGASLLRLHFHDCFVNGCDASVLLDDDIAGSFVGEKTAGPNNNSLRGFNVVDDIKAKLEKACPGVVSCADILALAARDSVVYLGGPSWKVGLGRRDSLTANITAANTFIPSPTSNLTALVSSFAVQGLSFKDMVALSGSHTIGRARCTSFSTRIYNESSIDSSFAKALQRKCPLSGINDNEVAPLDIRTSTHFDIQYYKNLLNKKGLLHSDQELYNGTSADSRVKKYAADTTRFFKDFARAMVKMGKIKPLTGSKGEIRINCRKPN from the exons ATGGCTTCCAACTTAGTTGTGCTTGTTTTTTTGGTCCTGATCATTGCTTTGAGCGCATTTCTCAAAGCTGATGGAAAGCTTTCCCCAAAACACTACTCGTGCGAATGCCCCAAAGCGTCATCTATTGTTGAGGCAGAAGTTAGAGCAGCCATACAACGTGAAAAACGTATTGGGGCTTCTTTACTCCGCTTGCATTTCCACGATTGCTTTGTAAAT GGCTGTGACGCATCAGTACTGTTGGATGATGATATTGCGGGCAGCTTTGTAGGAGAGAAGACAGCAGGACCCAACAATAACTCGCTTAGAGGATTCAATGTAGTTGATGACATTAAAGCCAAGTTAGAGAAGGCATGCCCCGGAGTGGTGTCCTGTGCTGATATTCTTGCTTTGGCTGCTCGAGACTCCGTTGTTTAT TTAGGTGGTCCTTCTTGGAAAGTTGGGCTGGGAAGAAGAGATTCGCTCACTGCTAACATTACTGCCGCCAACACGTTTATCCCTTCACCCACTTCCAACCTAACCGCTCTGGTATCGAGCTTCGCTGTACAGGGACTCTCATTTAAGGACATGGTAGCTCTTTCAG GTTCACACACCATTGGGCGGGCTAGATGCACATCATTCAGTACACGCATATACAATGAGTCCAGTATTGATTCCTCCTTCGCCAAGGCACTGCAGCGCAAGTGCCCGTTAAGCGGCATTAATGACAACGAGGTTGCGCCCCTTGACATCCGAACCTCGACCCATTTTGATATTCAGTATTACAAGAATTTGTTGAATAAAAAGGGTCTTCTTCATTCAGATCAGGAGCTCTATAATGGCACTTCCGCTGATTCTCGGGTTAAAAAATATGCTGCCGACACTACTCGATTTTTCAAGGACTTCGCCCGTGCTATGGTCAAAATGGGCAAAATCAAGCCTCTCACGGGAAGCAAAGGAGAGATAAGAATCAATTGTAGAAAACCCAATTAG
- the LOC133864842 gene encoding uncharacterized protein LOC133864842: MEAIQSWVSEHKLTSIGALWASGIGASLAYTRTRSPLKPSLRLIHARMHAQALTLAVLSGAAAYHYYEKRTAEQGESPPSK; this comes from the exons atgGAAGCAATTCAGTCTTGGGTTTCAGAGCACAAGCTGACCAGCATTG GGGCACTCTGGGCATCAGGAATTGGGGCATCACTAGCTTATACACGTACAAGATCTCCCCTGAAGCCAAGCCTTAGGCTTATTCATGCAAG GATGCACGCACAAGCCTTGACATTGGCGGTGCTCTCTGGCGCTGCCGCCTACCACTACTACGAGAAGCGTACAGCGGAGCAAGGAGAGAGTCCTCCTtcaaagtga
- the LOC133862449 gene encoding uncharacterized protein LOC133862449 has protein sequence MRKEEKKGSKAVMEAEKRRLLRDREPLSDSTNLTTTAANLSSIFTKSLPRTNSSANLNDVNDFRNPSSACTPSRPVKASSAHGTGDREVPEPCSVYSRRKTSHKQKGREKSIAVPLSCPPAVKTRNIWNMDKDGEEGQSQACTVPPKKKQRLLDVSDHGLPQDFIKQQKEYFAEIDAFKLEEEEVESSEQLE, from the exons AtgagaaaggaagagaagaaaggaaGCAAAGCAGTGATGGAAGCTGAGAAACGAAGGCTCCTTAGAGATAGAGAACCACTCTCCGACTCTACCAACCTCACCACCACCGCTGCCAATCTCTCATCAATCTTCACAAAATCGCTTCCCAGAACCAACTCTAGCGCGAATCTCAATGATGTCAATGATTTTCGAAACCCTAGCTCCGCTTGTACGCCGTCGCGGCCGGTCAAAGCTTCGTCCGCTCACG GTACTGGTGATCGCGAGGTACCCGAGCCGTGTTCAGTTTACAGTCGTAGAAAGACTTCCCATAAACAAAAGGGTAGAGAGAAGTCAATTGCCGTGCCTTTGAGTTGCCCTCCTGCGGTAAAGACCCGGAATATTTG GAACATGGACaaagatggagaagaaggtCAATCCCAGGCATGTACAGTGCCTCCTAAAAAG AAGCAGCGTCTTCTAGACGTTTCAGACCATGGCTTGCCTCAAGACTTCATTAAGCAGCAGAAAGAGTACTTTGCGGAAATTGATGCCTTCAAACTGGAAGAGGAAGAGGTTGAGTCAAGTGAACAGTTAGAGTAG